A window from Corynebacterium urealyticum DSM 7109 encodes these proteins:
- a CDS encoding carbohydrate ABC transporter permease: MLLLALVIGYPILRAIYLSFQANRHLNPDTGMFVEGGFAGFDHYLTWIAQRCMSPNGTVVECTSGMLPTDFYPALGITLFFVVVTVSLETVLGLWMALVMNRSFLGRGLLRAAVLVPWAIPTAVTAKLWQFIFADQGIINSLLGTQIHWTTDPWAARFAVIIADVWKTAPFMALLILAGLQMIPKGVYEAARVDGASKWQQFTQITLPLVRPALMVAVLFRTLDALRMYDLPVIMISESSNSPTAVISQLVITDTKQGNYNSASALSTLIFLLIFGVAYVMVRFLGADIGGTQEAGSKPKKSLLSRLRGGSVVDKKKDEQKAEIGRGDVTDQNNAAGAKSTQTADTAATGGQR, from the coding sequence ATGCTGCTGCTGGCTCTCGTCATCGGCTACCCGATCCTGCGAGCGATCTATCTTTCCTTCCAGGCCAACCGGCACCTTAACCCGGACACCGGCATGTTCGTGGAGGGCGGCTTCGCGGGCTTCGACCACTACCTCACGTGGATCGCCCAGCGCTGCATGAGTCCGAACGGCACCGTGGTGGAGTGCACCTCCGGCATGCTGCCAACGGACTTCTACCCTGCCTTGGGCATCACCCTCTTCTTCGTGGTGGTCACCGTCAGCCTGGAGACTGTGCTGGGTCTGTGGATGGCGCTGGTGATGAACCGCAGCTTCCTCGGCCGTGGCCTGCTGCGCGCCGCCGTGCTGGTGCCCTGGGCGATCCCCACTGCGGTGACCGCGAAGCTCTGGCAGTTCATCTTCGCGGACCAGGGCATCATCAACTCCCTGCTCGGCACCCAGATCCACTGGACCACCGACCCCTGGGCCGCTCGCTTCGCAGTGATCATCGCAGACGTGTGGAAGACCGCCCCCTTCATGGCGCTGTTGATCCTCGCGGGCCTGCAGATGATCCCGAAGGGGGTCTACGAGGCTGCCCGCGTGGATGGTGCCTCCAAGTGGCAGCAGTTCACGCAGATCACCCTGCCGCTGGTTCGTCCCGCACTGATGGTCGCAGTCCTGTTCCGCACCCTGGATGCGCTGCGCATGTACGATCTGCCGGTCATCATGATCTCCGAGTCCTCCAACTCCCCCACCGCCGTGATCAGCCAGCTGGTGATCACAGACACCAAGCAGGGCAATTACAACTCCGCCTCCGCCCTGTCCACCCTCATCTTCCTGCTGATCTTCGGGGTGGCCTACGTGATGGTGCGGTTCCTGGGCGCCGATATCGGCGGTACCCAGGAGGCGGGCAGCAAGCCAAAGAAGTCCCTGCTGAGCAGGCTGCGCGGCGGGAGCGTCGTCGATAAGAAGAAGGACGAGCAGAAGGCTGAGATCGGTCGCGGCGACGTCACCGACCAGAACAACGCAGCGGGAGCGAAGAGCACGCAGACCGCAGACACCGCAGCGACGGGAGGACAGCGATGA
- a CDS encoding ABC transporter substrate-binding protein — protein sequence MANQYKKMLAILAASGMALAACSDGGSDDSAKGQEGADARGPITFAMGKNDTDKLRPIIDAWNKEHPDEQVKLQELAGEADAQRDTLVQSLQAGQDDIDVMALDVVWTAQFAANGWLAPLEGDLEVDTSKLLKPTVESATYNDKLYALPQNTNAQLLYRNTDIVKDVPENWDALVEQCKEVKDQDCLTATLKQYEGLTVMTDSFMRGWGGAIMDEDGNVTVTDEKSQEGLQALVDAYQDKTISSGSTGATEEEVNLAFTQGQTAMAINWPYMYTNAEEEGSAVKGKTEVSPLVGKDGVGVSTLGGYNNGININSKHKATAKEFIEFIINEENQRSFAKASFPPVLASIYDEEDIQEEFPYMEALKVSLENAKPRPASPTYDALSKAVQDNSYAALTQKREIDKATEDMKKAIESAQG from the coding sequence ATGGCAAACCAGTACAAGAAGATGCTGGCCATCCTCGCGGCATCCGGAATGGCCCTGGCTGCCTGCTCCGACGGCGGCTCCGACGACTCCGCCAAGGGACAGGAGGGCGCCGACGCCCGTGGCCCCATCACCTTCGCGATGGGCAAGAACGACACCGATAAGCTCCGCCCGATCATCGACGCATGGAACAAGGAGCACCCGGACGAGCAGGTCAAGCTGCAGGAGCTCGCCGGCGAGGCCGACGCCCAGCGCGACACCCTGGTGCAGTCCCTGCAGGCAGGTCAGGACGACATCGACGTCATGGCACTGGACGTCGTCTGGACCGCCCAGTTCGCAGCCAACGGCTGGCTCGCACCGCTGGAGGGCGACCTCGAGGTCGACACCAGCAAGCTGCTGAAGCCGACCGTGGAGTCCGCGACCTACAACGACAAGCTCTACGCGCTGCCGCAGAACACCAACGCACAGCTGCTGTACCGCAACACCGACATCGTCAAGGACGTCCCGGAGAACTGGGACGCGCTCGTCGAGCAGTGCAAGGAAGTCAAGGACCAGGACTGCCTGACCGCAACCCTGAAGCAGTACGAGGGCCTGACCGTCATGACCGATAGCTTCATGCGCGGCTGGGGCGGGGCCATCATGGACGAGGACGGCAACGTCACCGTCACCGATGAGAAGTCCCAGGAAGGCCTGCAGGCTCTGGTGGACGCCTACCAGGACAAGACCATCTCCTCCGGCTCCACCGGCGCCACCGAGGAAGAGGTCAACCTCGCCTTCACGCAGGGCCAGACCGCGATGGCCATCAACTGGCCGTACATGTACACCAACGCCGAGGAGGAGGGCTCCGCGGTGAAGGGCAAGACCGAGGTCTCCCCGCTGGTCGGTAAGGACGGCGTCGGCGTGTCCACCCTGGGTGGCTACAACAACGGCATCAACATCAACTCCAAGCACAAGGCCACGGCCAAGGAGTTCATCGAGTTCATCATCAACGAGGAGAACCAGCGCTCCTTCGCCAAGGCTTCCTTCCCGCCGGTGCTGGCAAGCATCTACGACGAGGAGGACATCCAGGAGGAGTTCCCGTACATGGAGGCCCTGAAGGTCTCCCTGGAGAACGCGAAGCCACGCCCGGCGTCCCCGACCTACGACGCCCTGTCCAAGGCGGTGCAGGATAACTCCTACGCAGCGCTGACCCAGAAGCGCGAAATCGACAAGGCTACCGAGGACATGAAGAAGGCGATCGAGTCTGCTCAGGGCTAA
- a CDS encoding ABC transporter ATP-binding protein: MADVKFDDVTIQYPGAERPSVRDLDLHIADGEFLVLVGPSGCGKSTTLRALAGLEATSGGHIAIGGKDVTGTEPAARDIAMVFQDYALYPHMTVRENMGFALKVAKRSKSEIAERVDRAAEILGLEEFLDRKPKDLSGGQRQRVAMGRAIVREPQVFLMDEPLSNLDAKLRVQTRAQIVKLQKNLGVTTVYVTHDQVEAMTMGDRVAVLKDGVLQQVDSPKELYENPDNAFVAGFIGSPAMNLLPTTEPLPGFDEAPPAGYAGNGGSKELIVGVRPEHLTVDTEGSARGVRGEVSLVEELGADSYIYAETDYGTLVARGGAGAQPAIGETVVLSPAAGARIHFFDAQTQKRVGGDGRG; the protein is encoded by the coding sequence ATGGCCGACGTGAAATTCGATGACGTAACGATCCAGTACCCCGGCGCGGAACGCCCCAGCGTGCGGGACCTCGACCTGCACATCGCCGACGGCGAGTTCCTGGTGCTCGTGGGCCCGTCCGGCTGCGGAAAGTCCACGACCCTGCGCGCGCTCGCTGGCCTGGAGGCGACCAGCGGCGGGCACATCGCCATCGGCGGCAAGGATGTCACCGGCACTGAACCGGCAGCTCGCGACATCGCGATGGTCTTCCAGGACTACGCCCTCTACCCGCACATGACGGTGCGAGAGAACATGGGCTTTGCGCTCAAGGTCGCCAAGCGCTCGAAGTCCGAGATCGCCGAGCGAGTGGACCGCGCGGCGGAAATCCTGGGACTGGAGGAGTTCCTGGATCGCAAGCCCAAAGACCTCTCCGGTGGCCAGCGGCAGCGCGTGGCCATGGGCCGGGCGATCGTCCGCGAACCACAGGTCTTCCTCATGGATGAGCCGCTATCCAACCTGGATGCCAAGCTGCGCGTACAGACCCGCGCGCAGATCGTGAAGCTGCAGAAGAACCTGGGGGTGACCACCGTCTACGTCACCCACGACCAGGTGGAGGCAATGACGATGGGCGACCGCGTGGCCGTCCTCAAGGACGGCGTGTTGCAGCAGGTGGACAGCCCGAAGGAGCTCTACGAGAACCCGGATAACGCCTTCGTGGCGGGCTTCATCGGCTCGCCCGCGATGAACCTGTTGCCCACGACCGAGCCGCTGCCAGGCTTCGATGAGGCCCCGCCAGCGGGCTACGCAGGCAATGGTGGCTCCAAGGAGCTCATCGTGGGCGTGCGCCCAGAGCACCTCACCGTCGATACCGAGGGCTCGGCTCGCGGCGTGCGCGGCGAGGTCAGCCTCGTCGAGGAACTCGGCGCGGACTCCTATATCTATGCGGAGACGGACTACGGCACCCTCGTGGCCCGGGGTGGGGCAGGCGCGCAGCCCGCCATCGGGGAGACCGTGGTGCTTTCCCCCGCAGCAGGAGCCCGAATCCACTTCTTCGACGCCCAGACCCAGAAGCGGGTCGGGGGTGACGGCCGGGGCTAG
- a CDS encoding sensor histidine kinase: MPENNVPGALGHNPLSTGPLGSNPTWWRDPARRLQFLVISLLFLLLSFPEIGFASGQSGGWQAPILLAGIAISYAGLIAQQWRVELGVAIIAVGLALSALSGGFAVLLGYPLVCWQVYVIRAHLPYRRRLWLAIAVVGSLAAITWQFIADRLYNPIFKEENSLESVLADPEMWLTIGLASLLALVSIALCWQFGKQSYARREEVANLAARAELATVSERNRIAREMHDIVAHSLTVVIAQADGGRYAGRKDPEKAIEALETISVRGREALTQMRSLLSVLHTEEGRDVAATPGISGIQDLISDANRSGAHATLAVEGEEVPLDETKGLTVYRVVQESLTNVIKHAGPVEVRVRLLWEDARLTVTVDNSPGEEQLTGSGRGLTGIKERVRIHGGKASWGSSALFPGGWNVTASIPLGA, encoded by the coding sequence ATGCCCGAAAACAATGTACCCGGCGCGCTCGGCCACAACCCGCTGAGCACCGGCCCCCTCGGTTCCAACCCGACGTGGTGGCGCGACCCGGCTCGGCGCCTGCAGTTCCTCGTCATCTCGCTGCTGTTCCTCCTGCTTTCCTTTCCGGAGATTGGCTTCGCCTCCGGTCAGTCCGGGGGTTGGCAGGCCCCGATACTCCTCGCTGGTATCGCCATCTCCTACGCGGGCTTGATCGCCCAGCAATGGCGCGTGGAGTTGGGGGTGGCGATCATCGCGGTCGGCCTGGCCCTCTCCGCGCTGTCCGGGGGTTTCGCAGTGTTACTCGGGTATCCGCTGGTGTGCTGGCAGGTGTACGTGATCCGAGCACATCTGCCATACCGTCGGCGGTTGTGGTTGGCGATCGCAGTGGTCGGCAGCCTCGCGGCGATCACCTGGCAGTTCATCGCCGACCGGCTATATAACCCGATTTTTAAGGAAGAAAACAGCCTGGAGTCGGTGCTGGCCGACCCGGAGATGTGGCTGACCATCGGCCTGGCGAGCCTGCTGGCCCTGGTGTCCATCGCCCTGTGCTGGCAGTTCGGTAAGCAGTCCTATGCGCGCCGGGAAGAGGTCGCCAACCTCGCGGCACGTGCGGAACTGGCCACGGTCTCCGAGCGAAACCGCATCGCCCGCGAGATGCACGATATCGTCGCGCACTCCCTGACCGTCGTGATCGCGCAGGCTGATGGCGGCCGCTACGCCGGGCGCAAGGACCCGGAGAAGGCCATCGAGGCGCTCGAGACGATCTCCGTCCGCGGCCGCGAGGCGCTGACGCAGATGCGCAGCCTGCTCTCCGTCCTCCACACGGAGGAGGGGCGGGACGTCGCCGCCACCCCGGGGATCTCCGGCATCCAGGACCTCATCAGCGACGCTAACCGCTCCGGCGCCCACGCCACCCTCGCCGTCGAAGGTGAGGAAGTTCCGCTCGACGAGACGAAGGGGCTGACCGTCTACCGGGTGGTGCAGGAATCTCTCACCAACGTCATTAAGCACGCGGGCCCCGTCGAGGTGCGCGTCCGCCTGCTGTGGGAGGACGCGCGCTTGACCGTCACGGTGGATAACTCCCCAGGCGAGGAGCAGCTGACGGGCAGCGGCCGGGGACTGACGGGTATTAAGGAGCGCGTGCGGATCCACGGTGGGAAGGCCAGCTGGGGGTCGAGCGCGCTCTTCCCCGGTGGCTGGAATGTCACGGCCAGCATTCCGCTCGGCGCGTAG
- a CDS encoding response regulator, which produces MITVGLADDQQLVRAGFAMVLDSQDDLSVAWEAADGAEACELAVALPVDMILMDVQMPTMDGIAATRRILNELSPTGPAGEPTRVVVLTTFDSDNYVLGAVTAGASGFLLKDADPEELINAVRTVGESTAVISPAATAKLIQRLRADGAAANPEGPKSTPAPGVPPQNTAAPQPAAARPATPDAEDDLGLVDPLTRREREILCLIAKGQSNQEIAEKLFISLPTVKTHVGRVLMKTGSRDRVHAVLFALKHHLVDPEELLTAEG; this is translated from the coding sequence ATGATCACCGTGGGATTGGCTGATGACCAGCAGCTCGTGCGGGCCGGCTTCGCGATGGTGCTGGATAGCCAGGATGATCTCTCCGTGGCCTGGGAGGCCGCCGACGGTGCGGAGGCCTGCGAGCTGGCCGTAGCGCTGCCCGTGGACATGATCCTGATGGACGTGCAGATGCCCACCATGGACGGCATCGCGGCGACCCGCCGCATCCTCAACGAGCTTTCTCCCACGGGGCCTGCGGGGGAGCCCACCCGGGTGGTCGTTCTCACCACCTTCGATAGCGATAACTACGTCCTCGGCGCCGTCACCGCCGGGGCCAGCGGGTTCCTGCTCAAAGACGCCGACCCGGAGGAGCTCATCAACGCGGTCCGCACCGTCGGGGAGTCAACGGCCGTGATCAGCCCGGCGGCGACCGCGAAGCTCATCCAGCGCCTGCGGGCAGATGGGGCCGCAGCCAACCCTGAGGGGCCAAAGAGCACGCCCGCGCCGGGTGTGCCACCACAGAACACCGCGGCCCCGCAGCCGGCAGCGGCTAGGCCGGCCACCCCGGATGCCGAGGATGACCTCGGGCTGGTGGACCCGCTGACCCGGCGCGAGCGGGAGATCCTATGCCTCATCGCGAAGGGCCAGAGCAACCAGGAGATCGCAGAGAAACTCTTCATCTCCCTGCCCACGGTGAAGACCCACGTCGGGCGGGTGCTGATGAAGACCGGCTCGCGGGACCGGGTGCACGCCGTACTTTTCGCCCTCAAACACCACCTCGTGGACCCGGAAGAACTGCTGACTGCCGAAGGCTAA
- a CDS encoding ABC transporter ATP-binding protein: MITVEQLSKSYGKNNVLKDISFHVPDGQVTGFLGPNGAGKSTTMRCMLGLDRPTAGHVTFSGEYRDGQSYDGAFATLKNKSQVAGAVLDASWFTPARTGRNHLRVLAHGAGISDKRVDECLEIVGLSSAAKKKAGGYSLGMKQRLGLAAALLGDPQHLIMDEPVNGLDPEGVTWMRNTIRALAAEGRSVLVSSHLLSEMQLTADRLVVIGKGQMIGEYSLDEFLAGGTVVTAECREAVLLSEKLQHKGLKVELQRPRSMRIVLPEGLSEEELRELVAKTAMEENFLITKLAAETANLEQRFLTATSEAQEYRTGAVADAGARRQATGA, from the coding sequence ATGATCACAGTTGAACAACTCAGCAAGAGTTACGGAAAGAACAACGTCCTGAAGGACATCAGCTTCCACGTCCCGGACGGGCAGGTCACCGGCTTCCTCGGGCCGAACGGTGCGGGCAAGTCGACCACCATGCGCTGCATGCTCGGCCTGGATCGGCCAACCGCCGGACACGTCACCTTCAGCGGCGAGTACCGCGACGGGCAGTCCTACGACGGGGCGTTTGCCACACTAAAGAACAAGTCGCAGGTCGCCGGCGCAGTGCTGGACGCCTCCTGGTTCACCCCGGCACGCACCGGCCGCAACCACCTGCGCGTGCTCGCACACGGCGCGGGCATCAGCGACAAGCGCGTGGATGAGTGCCTTGAGATCGTGGGTCTGAGCAGCGCGGCGAAGAAGAAGGCCGGCGGCTACTCCCTGGGCATGAAGCAGCGCCTCGGACTGGCAGCGGCACTGCTCGGCGATCCGCAGCACCTCATCATGGACGAGCCGGTTAACGGCCTGGACCCCGAGGGCGTGACCTGGATGCGCAACACCATTCGGGCGCTCGCGGCGGAGGGCCGCAGCGTGCTGGTCAGCTCCCACCTGCTCAGCGAGATGCAGCTCACGGCAGATCGCCTCGTGGTGATCGGCAAGGGGCAGATGATCGGGGAGTACTCATTGGATGAGTTCCTCGCCGGCGGCACCGTGGTCACCGCGGAGTGCCGGGAGGCGGTGCTGCTCAGCGAGAAGCTGCAGCACAAGGGCCTGAAGGTGGAACTGCAGCGGCCCCGCAGCATGCGCATCGTCCTGCCGGAGGGGCTGAGCGAAGAGGAGCTGCGCGAGTTGGTGGCGAAGACCGCGATGGAGGAGAACTTCCTCATCACGAAGCTGGCCGCGGAGACGGCGAACCTGGAGCAGCGCTTCCTGACGGCGACGTCCGAAGCTCAGGAATACCGCACGGGGGCGGTAGCCGACGCTGGAGCGCGGCGGCAGGCAACTGGCGCATAG
- a CDS encoding ABC transporter permease, which translates to MSSFLSSVKSETTKLLTLRSTWIYFILLGGSLGGPMFLYLLLSEKNLTADFSDVGTGGMIALMICIVFGASTTAGEINTKMHAQAFLTQRSRWYWLAANGLVASAFVVFTLALAMALTVLMIVIWPGATFVGEQNNTVWSLLIGGAAFTLLAMGTASLLRSRVAGIGVPLVWMLVVEPLISLGGEKFDILQKISEVMPAGTITEIQRYYTFQADGVLMEGEHTPAFYLTVLAVWVVVLLALGFYRNWRADVR; encoded by the coding sequence ATGAGCAGCTTCCTCAGCTCAGTGAAATCCGAAACAACCAAACTCCTCACCCTGCGCAGCACGTGGATCTACTTCATCCTGCTGGGCGGATCCCTCGGCGGGCCGATGTTTCTCTACCTCCTCCTGTCGGAGAAGAACCTCACTGCGGACTTCTCGGACGTAGGCACCGGCGGCATGATCGCCCTGATGATCTGCATCGTTTTTGGTGCGTCCACCACGGCAGGTGAGATCAACACGAAAATGCATGCCCAGGCTTTCCTCACACAGCGGTCCCGGTGGTACTGGCTGGCCGCCAACGGCCTCGTCGCGAGCGCCTTCGTGGTGTTCACGCTTGCGCTGGCGATGGCCCTGACCGTGCTGATGATTGTGATCTGGCCGGGAGCGACATTCGTGGGCGAGCAGAATAACACCGTGTGGTCGCTGCTGATCGGCGGGGCCGCGTTCACCCTGCTCGCGATGGGAACCGCCAGCCTCTTGCGCTCCCGCGTCGCGGGCATCGGCGTGCCGCTGGTCTGGATGCTCGTCGTGGAGCCACTGATTTCCCTCGGGGGCGAGAAGTTCGACATCCTCCAGAAGATTTCCGAGGTCATGCCCGCAGGCACCATCACCGAGATCCAGCGGTACTACACCTTCCAGGCCGATGGCGTCCTGATGGAGGGGGAACACACCCCGGCGTTCTACCTCACTGTGTTGGCTGTGTGGGTCGTGGTCCTGCTGGCCCTGGGCTTCTACCGCAACTGGCGCGCTGACGTGCGCTAG
- a CDS encoding TIGR03089 family protein, whose product MDALSALLTDPAAPRLTTYTDAGRMELSGQTLQNWQAKVANLLLGLGAGPGSVIICDAEPGWQPVTIAVGAWLIGATVVDARGPLPDSVSDAAGPPVAAFTDSVKLAERLADEGLAGLDVAGLGDLGELGEPVEEVFVLSTDPFGRGVTESGGELPFGLNDFSPELRVQPDAFLGSAAVADAGRVLAASSGEQLSEGQWLGAGKDGDGHADGERLIFGPWDNVLQLAQTLRPWAAGGAVVMSTDAAPERLAELGEAENALLAH is encoded by the coding sequence ATGGATGCTCTCTCTGCCCTTTTGACTGATCCCGCCGCGCCGCGGCTGACCACCTACACCGATGCCGGCCGCATGGAGCTTTCGGGCCAGACGCTGCAGAACTGGCAGGCCAAGGTGGCCAATCTCCTGCTGGGTCTGGGCGCGGGACCTGGTTCGGTGATCATCTGCGACGCCGAGCCCGGGTGGCAGCCGGTGACGATCGCGGTGGGCGCGTGGCTGATCGGCGCGACCGTCGTGGACGCCCGCGGTCCCCTCCCCGATTCTGTTTCCGACGCCGCCGGCCCGCCTGTCGCCGCGTTCACGGACTCGGTCAAGCTGGCCGAGCGGCTCGCCGACGAGGGGCTCGCTGGGCTGGATGTGGCCGGGCTGGGCGACCTCGGTGAACTGGGCGAGCCGGTCGAGGAGGTCTTTGTCCTCTCCACCGACCCCTTTGGTCGGGGTGTCACGGAGTCCGGCGGCGAGTTGCCCTTCGGCCTGAATGATTTCTCCCCCGAGCTGCGTGTCCAGCCCGATGCTTTTCTGGGCTCGGCCGCCGTGGCCGATGCGGGCAGGGTGCTGGCTGCCAGCAGTGGCGAGCAGCTCAGCGAGGGCCAGTGGCTGGGCGCCGGGAAAGACGGCGACGGTCACGCGGACGGCGAGCGCCTGATCTTCGGCCCCTGGGACAACGTGCTCCAGCTGGCGCAGACCCTGCGGCCGTGGGCTGCGGGCGGGGCCGTCGTCATGAGCACGGATGCTGCCCCGGAGCGGCTCGCGGAACTTGGGGAGGCGGAAAACGCCCTCCTCGCTCACTGA
- a CDS encoding LCP family protein: MTMPPNAGDQQPRAYRSRTDRAGRVDSEPATPRRSSRQIMPAPGDTATRQIGSKPVRMVLAAVSALVLVLGAVGYKAIGQLDGRLAQTGELALGDNQDGATDILLVGIDSRTDAQGNPLSQKEIDMLNAGEEEVTNTDTIILIRVPNDGSGATAVSLPRDTYVATPNGNMKLNGVYGTAKFEEEQKIAERRTEPADAEQEKSDEEASKQAGRQALIHSVADLTGITVDHYAEIGLLGFVLLTDAVGGVDVCLKEEVKEPLSGANFPKGRYTLKGPQALSFVRQRHGLPRGDLDRITRQQAYMASLVNKVLSSKTLTDPTALNRINDAVERSVVLDQGWDVMSLATQMQDLAGGNVKFQTIPVTSIDGVGDMGESIVTVDVDQVHEFFNELLGEDAPADGGDEAAKDKDKDGPIEDYDAKDYRVNVFNASNIPGIAANVSELTRNYGYQEGEVGDSEETGVSESQVNAKDKNDPAARGLAKQLGGLEIVEDPSLGDKELSVTLAGTYSGPGSVPGTAPLVEPNDPNAGTLTEGMRDLDGDGIPDEGTDSGDSGDTVGQTGSIGGDGNPLENTEDPKAESPVKEIDAGGDGPMCVN; the protein is encoded by the coding sequence ATGACTATGCCCCCCAACGCTGGCGACCAGCAGCCCCGCGCCTACCGCTCGCGGACTGATCGCGCAGGCAGGGTGGATTCGGAGCCTGCCACGCCGCGGCGCTCCTCCCGCCAAATCATGCCCGCCCCCGGGGATACTGCCACCCGCCAGATCGGCTCAAAGCCGGTGCGCATGGTGCTCGCCGCGGTCTCAGCGTTGGTGCTGGTGCTCGGCGCGGTTGGGTATAAGGCGATCGGCCAGCTCGACGGGCGGCTCGCCCAGACCGGCGAGCTCGCCCTCGGCGATAACCAGGACGGCGCAACCGACATCCTCCTGGTCGGCATCGACTCCCGCACGGATGCCCAGGGCAACCCCCTGAGCCAAAAGGAGATCGACATGCTCAACGCGGGCGAGGAGGAGGTCACCAACACGGACACGATCATCCTCATCCGCGTGCCCAACGACGGTTCCGGGGCAACTGCCGTCTCCCTGCCGCGCGACACGTACGTCGCCACCCCGAACGGCAACATGAAGCTCAACGGCGTCTACGGCACCGCGAAGTTCGAGGAAGAACAGAAGATCGCCGAGCGCCGCACCGAGCCGGCGGATGCTGAGCAGGAGAAGAGCGACGAGGAAGCCTCCAAGCAGGCCGGCCGCCAGGCGCTGATCCACTCCGTCGCCGACCTGACGGGTATCACCGTGGACCACTACGCAGAGATCGGCCTGCTCGGCTTCGTCCTGCTCACCGACGCGGTCGGCGGCGTGGACGTCTGCCTCAAAGAAGAGGTTAAGGAGCCGCTCTCCGGCGCGAACTTCCCGAAGGGCCGCTACACGCTCAAGGGTCCCCAGGCACTGAGCTTCGTCCGCCAGCGCCACGGCCTGCCCCGAGGCGACCTGGACCGCATCACCCGCCAGCAGGCCTACATGGCCTCCCTGGTCAACAAGGTGCTCTCCTCCAAGACCCTGACCGACCCTACCGCACTGAACCGCATCAACGACGCCGTGGAACGCTCCGTGGTCCTGGACCAGGGTTGGGACGTCATGTCCCTGGCCACCCAGATGCAGGACCTGGCCGGCGGCAACGTGAAGTTCCAGACCATCCCCGTGACCTCCATCGACGGGGTCGGCGACATGGGCGAATCCATCGTCACCGTCGACGTCGATCAGGTCCACGAGTTCTTCAACGAACTGCTCGGCGAGGATGCCCCGGCGGACGGCGGCGATGAGGCCGCCAAGGATAAGGACAAGGACGGCCCGATCGAGGACTACGACGCGAAGGACTACCGCGTGAACGTCTTCAACGCCTCCAATATCCCGGGGATCGCCGCGAACGTCTCCGAGCTGACCCGAAACTACGGCTACCAGGAGGGCGAGGTCGGTGACTCCGAGGAGACCGGCGTCTCGGAGTCCCAGGTCAACGCGAAGGATAAGAACGACCCAGCCGCCCGTGGGCTGGCCAAGCAGCTCGGTGGCCTGGAGATCGTCGAGGATCCATCCCTAGGTGACAAGGAACTCTCCGTCACCCTGGCGGGCACCTACTCCGGCCCGGGCTCCGTCCCTGGCACCGCACCGCTGGTCGAGCCGAATGACCCGAATGCAGGCACGCTGACCGAGGGCATGCGCGACCTTGACGGCGACGGGATCCCGGACGAGGGCACCGACTCCGGCGACAGCGGCGACACCGTTGGTCAGACGGGCAGCATCGGTGGCGACGGCAACCCGCTGGAGAACACCGAGGATCCGAAGGCCGAGTCTCCGGTCAAGGAGATCGACGCGGGCGGCGACGGCCCAATGTGCGTGAACTAG